In a single window of the Deinococcus yavapaiensis KR-236 genome:
- a CDS encoding metallophosphoesterase, translating into MPLRRVLSSLGWSALTLTVASVTNTYRFKTTLQEATLPGLTKPLRVAHLSDLHYGLFVGPLIVKAWVDATLAAKPDLIVITGDFLDGHFRAPGRGTMLRELARLQAPLGVWGVWGNHDWTSLNTNAQRIRFAERLRVNGVQLINNAGVQVRDDVYVAGVDDWWFGAQDLDAALRHYQGGAILLLAHNPDYLPHVPSKVGLTLCGHTHGGQVRLPMIGPLKRSTLMRPLQGWVRGDAIVTSPAEGRAGVEGENHALGFVSRGLGVTGLPVRFACPAEVAILDLHPPDFPF; encoded by the coding sequence ATGCCTCTGCGCCGCGTTCTCTCCTCGCTCGGTTGGAGCGCCCTCACCTTGACGGTCGCAAGTGTCACCAACACCTACCGCTTCAAGACGACGCTTCAGGAAGCGACGTTGCCGGGCTTGACGAAGCCGCTGCGCGTCGCGCACCTCAGCGATCTGCACTACGGCTTGTTCGTCGGGCCGCTCATCGTGAAAGCCTGGGTGGACGCCACGCTCGCCGCCAAGCCCGACCTCATCGTCATCACGGGCGACTTCCTCGACGGTCACTTTCGCGCGCCCGGACGCGGCACGATGCTGCGCGAACTGGCGCGCTTGCAAGCGCCCCTCGGCGTGTGGGGCGTGTGGGGCAACCACGACTGGACGAGCCTCAACACGAACGCGCAGAGGATCCGCTTCGCCGAGCGACTACGCGTGAACGGCGTGCAGCTCATCAACAACGCGGGCGTTCAAGTGCGCGATGACGTGTACGTGGCGGGCGTGGACGACTGGTGGTTCGGAGCGCAGGACCTCGACGCGGCCCTGCGACATTACCAAGGTGGCGCGATCTTGTTGCTCGCACACAACCCCGACTACCTGCCCCACGTTCCGTCGAAGGTGGGCCTCACCTTGTGCGGTCACACGCACGGCGGGCAAGTGCGCCTCCCGATGATCGGTCCCCTCAAGCGCTCCACCCTCATGCGTCCCTTGCAAGGCTGGGTGCGAGGCGACGCCATCGTGACGTCGCCCGCCGAGGGACGCGCGGGCGTCGAAGGCGAAAATCACGCGCTGGGCTTCGTATCGCGCGGGCTCGGCGTGACGGGGTTGCCCGTACGGTTCGCTTGCCCCGCCGAAGTGGCCATTCTCGATTTGCACCCGCCCGACTTTCCGTTTTAA
- a CDS encoding amidohydrolase, translated as MLQLILSRILTQDAARPNAEAVLVGGGRVLAVGSREEMTAVAPKADVLDHRDSFLTPGLVDAHTHLVGYGFSLSQVDLTGSRGVSEVVARLRERAAVTPHGEWIQGGGFLFSELGLADYPTARELDEATPHHPVIAFSRDLHSAWVNSEALRRAGISEATPDPEGGRIVRPLGTLLEYAKEIVRNAIPAPTHREYEAAASRGARDLQARGFTGTHTMGFEPPEALAAMLSLAARNALPLRVWSCVDHDRLEYVRALGLRGNVRGQLTIGGIKFFADGALGSRTAWLYAPGFADGSGTGLPLHSPELILERGREALELGFVPVTHAIGDRANTEVLDVYERLALLAREKGMRLRLEHAQHLRREDVARFGRLGVTASVQPIHLLGDGPMIRALLPHLENTTYAFASLLRSGALLALGSDAPVAPPNVQDNFRAALTRRDDTGEFVAPDETLTVEETLFAYTRGPALAVGWDDVGIVREGAVAEFTLWDEIGGNAASLVL; from the coding sequence ATGCTGCAATTGATTCTTTCCCGCATTCTCACGCAAGACGCCGCTCGCCCGAACGCCGAGGCGGTCCTCGTCGGTGGAGGGCGCGTGCTCGCCGTCGGTTCACGCGAAGAGATGACGGCCGTCGCACCGAAGGCGGACGTGCTCGACCACCGGGACTCGTTTCTCACGCCGGGCCTCGTGGACGCGCACACGCACCTCGTCGGGTACGGCTTCTCCTTGTCGCAAGTGGACCTCACAGGATCGCGCGGCGTTTCCGAAGTGGTCGCGCGCCTTCGCGAGCGAGCCGCCGTCACGCCGCACGGCGAGTGGATTCAAGGAGGCGGCTTCCTCTTCTCGGAGCTCGGCCTCGCCGACTATCCCACCGCCCGCGAGCTCGACGAGGCGACGCCGCACCACCCGGTGATCGCGTTTTCGCGCGATTTGCACTCGGCGTGGGTGAATTCCGAGGCGCTGAGACGCGCGGGCATTTCGGAGGCGACGCCCGACCCCGAGGGCGGCCGGATCGTCCGTCCGTTGGGAACGCTGCTGGAGTACGCCAAGGAGATCGTGCGAAACGCCATTCCCGCGCCGACTCACCGTGAGTACGAGGCGGCGGCTTCGCGCGGAGCGCGCGACTTGCAGGCGCGCGGCTTCACGGGAACGCACACGATGGGGTTCGAGCCGCCCGAGGCGCTCGCGGCGATGCTGTCGCTCGCCGCGCGAAACGCGTTGCCGCTGAGAGTGTGGTCGTGCGTGGACCACGACCGTTTGGAGTACGTGCGCGCCCTCGGCTTGCGCGGCAACGTGCGCGGACAGCTCACGATCGGTGGCATCAAGTTCTTCGCGGACGGCGCGCTCGGCAGCCGCACGGCGTGGCTGTACGCGCCGGGCTTCGCCGACGGCAGCGGAACGGGCTTGCCGCTGCACAGCCCGGAACTCATTCTCGAGCGGGGGCGCGAAGCGTTGGAGTTGGGCTTCGTGCCCGTCACGCACGCGATCGGGGACCGCGCGAACACCGAGGTGCTCGACGTGTACGAGCGCCTCGCGCTCCTCGCGCGCGAGAAGGGGATGCGCTTGCGCTTGGAGCACGCGCAGCACTTGCGCCGCGAGGACGTCGCGCGCTTCGGGCGTCTCGGCGTGACGGCGTCCGTGCAGCCCATTCACCTGTTGGGAGACGGGCCGATGATACGCGCCTTGCTGCCGCACCTTGAGAACACCACGTACGCGTTCGCGAGCTTGCTGCGTTCGGGCGCGCTGCTCGCCCTCGGGTCGGACGCGCCGGTCGCGCCTCCGAACGTGCAGGACAATTTCCGGGCGGCCCTCACGCGGCGCGACGATACGGGCGAGTTCGTCGCGCCCGACGAGACGCTCACCGTGGAGGAGACGTTGTTCGCCTACACGCGCGGTCCCGCCCTCGCCGTGGGCTGGGACGATGTCGGAATCGTACGCGAGGGGGCCGTCGCGGAGTTCACCCTTTGGGACGAAATCGGTGGAAACGCGGCGTCGCTCGTGCTTTGA
- a CDS encoding metallophosphoesterase, which yields MRPVDFDEASVSFTRRRLLRAIALGGAAFAAVPIVNTYRFEVSRHRVSLAGLTAPLRVAHLSDLHFGPFIREGSVRAWVDATLRERPDLIVITGDFFDHLFRGDGAPLLRLLARLSAPLGVFGVWGNHDNAIFGFDENGIFHPDWRERRTNWGRALRASGVRILLNEGVRVRSDLYLAGIDDERTGWPDLARALAGRRGETVLLLSHTPDALPSVPSNVALTLCGHTHGGQVKLPVVGPLVTSSRYGRRFAEGFVRAPALGFVSRGLGVSNLPLRLDCPAEVAMLELTPR from the coding sequence GTGCGTCCCGTCGACTTCGACGAAGCTTCCGTGTCCTTCACGCGGCGCCGCCTTTTGCGCGCCATCGCGCTCGGCGGCGCGGCCTTCGCGGCCGTACCGATCGTGAACACGTACCGCTTCGAGGTCTCTCGGCATCGCGTTTCCCTCGCGGGCCTCACCGCGCCCTTGCGCGTCGCGCACCTCAGCGACCTTCACTTCGGGCCGTTCATTCGGGAGGGGAGCGTGCGCGCGTGGGTGGACGCCACGCTTCGCGAACGCCCCGACCTCATCGTCATCACGGGCGACTTCTTCGACCACCTCTTTCGCGGCGACGGCGCGCCCCTGCTTCGTTTGCTCGCGCGTCTTTCCGCTCCGCTCGGGGTGTTCGGCGTGTGGGGCAACCATGACAACGCGATCTTCGGCTTCGACGAGAACGGCATCTTTCATCCCGATTGGCGAGAACGGCGAACGAATTGGGGTCGGGCGCTTCGCGCGTCGGGCGTGCGCATCCTGCTGAACGAAGGCGTGCGAGTGCGGAGCGACTTGTACCTCGCCGGAATCGACGACGAACGCACGGGCTGGCCCGACCTCGCGCGAGCCCTCGCGGGACGACGAGGCGAGACGGTCCTGCTGCTCAGCCACACGCCCGACGCGCTGCCGAGCGTGCCCTCCAACGTCGCTTTGACGCTGTGCGGACACACGCACGGCGGTCAAGTCAAGCTGCCCGTCGTCGGGCCGCTCGTCACGTCTTCACGTTACGGTCGGCGTTTCGCGGAAGGATTCGTGCGCGCGCCCGCGCTCGGCTTCGTGTCGCGCGGCCTCGGCGTCAGCAACTTGCCTTTGCGCCTCGACTGCCCCGCCGAAGTGGCGATGCTCGAGTTGACGCCGCGCTGA